A single Cygnus atratus isolate AKBS03 ecotype Queensland, Australia chromosome 11, CAtr_DNAZoo_HiC_assembly, whole genome shotgun sequence DNA region contains:
- the MTFMT gene encoding methionyl-tRNA formyltransferase, mitochondrial, with product MRGRLLRAWREGLKAAGGGVGARARREPPWRVLFFGTDRFAVTALRALQAAREPSKDLLVSRLEVVTLPSRLPRGLPVKSCAQELQLPVHEWPHTGPVGQFDVGVVASFGRLLSEDLILQFPYGVLNVHPSFLPRWRGPAPIVHTILHGDKVTGVTIMEIRPKRFDVGPIIKQEEFAVPPHCTTKELEEILSKMGANMLLSVLKNLPESLENKKEQPKEGVTFAPKVSVAKSCIKWEEQTAAQVIRLHRAIGSMFPLQTLWKGSPVKLMNFVEVDNIPDFADQVLNDDEAVPGSLLYHKVSQTLIARCKEGWVGIKTVVLKKKLRAVDFYNGYMHPWFQQNSRTVHQECRFQTLRLSPAKKTLKERNTGAGYKTIDVS from the exons ATGCGGGGGCGGCTGCTGCGGGCCTGGCGTGAGGGGCTGaaggcggcgggcggcggggtCGGGGCCCGGGCCAGGCGGGAGCCGCCATGGAGGGTTCTCTTCTTCGGCACCGACCGCTTCGCCGTCACCGCCCTGCGAGCCCTGCAGGCCGCCAG GGAGCCCAGCAAGGACTTGCTTGTGTCCAGGTTGGAGGTGGTGACCCTGCCCTCCCGCCTGCCCAGAGGTCTGCCCGTGAAGAGCTGTGCGCAGGAGCTCCAGCTGCCTGTTCACGAGTGGCCGCACACGGGGCCTGTGGGGCAGTTTGATGTTGGTGTGGTGGCATCCTTTGGGCGTCTCCTAAGCGAGGACCTTATTCTACAGTTCCCATA TGGCGTGCTGAATGTCCATCCCAGCTTTCTCCCGCGATGGCGTGGTCCTGCACCGATAGTCCACACGATTCTTCATGGTGACAAAGTGACTGGGGTGACAATTATGGAAATAAGACCAAAGAG GTTTGACGTAGGTCCAATTATTAAGCAAGAAGAGTTTGCTGTTCCTCCCCACTGTACTACAAAGGAGTTGGAAGAGATACTATCAAAGATGGGTGCAAACATG ctgctgtcagttttgaaaaacttgcctgaaagtttagaaaataaaaaagaacaaccgAAAGAAGGAGTAACATTTG CTCCTAAAGTATCTGTAGCTAAGAGTTGTATAAAATGGGAAGAGCAAACAGCTGCACAAGTAATTCGGCTGCACCGTGCCATAGGAAGTATG TTTCCTTTGCAGACACTCTGGAAGGGTAGTCCTGTTAAGCTTATGAATTTTGTGGAAGTGGATAATATCCCTGATTTTGCTG aCCAAGTATTAAATGACGATGAAGCTGTTCCGGGTTCACTACTATACCATAAAGTGTCCCAAACACTGATAGCTCGTTGCAAG gaaggCTGGGTTGGAATCAAAACAGTCGTGCTGAAGAAGAAGCTTAGAGCAGTCGACTTCTACAATGGGTATATGCACCCCTGGTTCCAGCAGAACTCGAGAACGGTTCATCAGGAATGCAGATTTCAAACACTCAGACTTAGCCCAGCAAAAAAGACTCTCAAAGAGCGAAATACTGGTGCAGGATATAAAACAATAGATGTATCTTAA
- the CILP gene encoding cartilage intermediate layer protein 1, translating into MVTARGWLLLLLLLLGATAGLGQRLLRQNLGRIQIGQKTFSPLVMLSLESTRSSSRRGAPTFAYARRSPPVQDAKRFLSPWSKWSECSAKCGQTGVQKRTRSCLAEHLWGVHCNEATEEGRLCIGHVCSACNITCPMGRVNADCDACMCEDVTLHGKVSLEDGSPAADARVYLQAKKLKLLTTADNKGTFRIPGVCPDGKNTLKIKKAKYATAAVTVPETNRRNLALQVQLQRSGKPYIVKSPDDKARRVGQSVALCCDAVGTPAPDRYLWYHNGSLLDPSIYKYKNNLILKNLNRGQAGEYFCKASSDGGSAKSQSAKLSVVGRQEAACDPQPQSHLIRLPHDCFQKATNSFYYDVGKCPAKTCVGKLDKGLRCKDNVAYCCGASKMETREIPCNGYTLPTKVTVECGCKKCTETRITVRGRATAADNGEPLRFGHIYMGNKRVSMTGYKGTFSIPIPADTERLVLTFVDRLQKFVNTTKVLPFKENGGAVFHDIKLLRKKAPVTLESTETNVISLGEMEEDDPIAELEIPPDSFYRKNGELYRGKVKASVTFLDPRNISTAAVTQSDLNFVDEEGDVFPLRTYGMFSVDFTDERGTESLNAEKVKVHLDTAQIKMPEHLQEMKLWSLNPETGLWEEEGDFNLEKSRRRKREERTFLVGNMEIKERRLFNLDVPESRRCYVKVRAYRSERFLPSEQIQGVVISVINMEPEPGFSSNPRAWGRFDSVVTGPNGACVPAFCDEQNPEAYAAYILASLGGEELEAVSSAPKLNPNAIGVPQPYLNKLNYRRTDHEDSNTKKTAFSINMAKPSPNSADENNGPIYAYENLKECEEAPYSAAHFRFYRIEGDRYDYNTVPFSEDDLMSWTDDYLAWWPKPMEFRACYIKVKINGPQEVNIRSRNMGGTHPRTIGKLYGIRDVRSIRDSEQRDVSAACLEFKCSGMLYDQDRVDRTLVKVIPQGSCRRESVNSMLHEYLVNHLPMATNNDSSEYTMLAPLDPLGHNYGIYTVTDQDPRIAKEIALGRCFDGTSDGTSRIMKSDIGVALTFTCSERSAAEQSIFESQRNSGQQSIVVPPPPRESPAFQRQLGSRRITQSRVPMRGQRPSSY; encoded by the exons GTCCACCGGTGCAAGATGCAAAAAGGTTTTTGTCTCCATGGTCGAAATGGAGCGAGTGCTCAGCAAAGTGTGGCCAAACCGGTGTGCAGAAGCGTACCAGATCCTGCCTAGCTGAACACCTCTGGGGCGTGCACTGTAATGAAGCAACTGAGGAAGGGCGGCTCTGCATTGGACATGTCTGCTCAG ccTGCAACATCACGTGCCCCATGGGCCGCGTGAACGCCGACTGCGACGCCTGCATGTGTGAGGATGTGACCCTGCACGGAAAGGTCTCCCTCGAGGACGGCTCGCCCGCTGCCGATGCCCGGGTCTACCTGCAAGCCAAGAAACTCAAGCTGTTGACGACAGCCGACAACAAGGGCACTTTTAGGATCCCTGGGGTCTGCCCCGATGGCAAAAACAcccttaaaataaagaaagccaAATATGCAACGGCTGCCGTCACCGTGCCCGAGACCAACAGAAGAAACCTGGCGCTCCAAGTGCAGCTGCAAAGATCAG GCAAACCCTACATTGTAAAGAGTCCTGATGACAAGGCGAGGAGAGTGGGGCAGAGCGTGGCGCTCTGCTGTGACGCCGTGGGGACTCCGGCCCCCGACCGCTACCTCTG GTACCACAACGGCTCACTGCTGGACCCCTccatatacaaatataaaaacaaccTGATTCTGAAGAACCTCAACAGAGGCCAGGCAGGAGAGTATttctgcaaggccagcagcgATGGGGGTTCAGCAAAGTCCCAGTCTGCCAAGCTTTCTGTAGTAG GAAGACAAGAGGCAGCCTGCgacccccagccccaaagccaCCTCATCCGTCTTCCGCACGACTGTTTCCAAAAAGCAACTAATTCATTCTACTACGATGTGGGCAAATGCCCAGCGAAGACCTGCGTTGGGAAGCTGGATAAAGGACTGCGGTGTAAGGACAACGTTGCCTACTGCTGCGGGGCATCCAAGATGGAAACGAGAGAGATCCCGTGCAATGGGTACACGCTCCCCACTAAAGTCACTGTAGAATGCGGCTGCAAGAAATGCACCGAGACCAGAATAACGGTTCGaggcagagccacagcagcagaTAACGGCGAGCCGCTCAGGTTTGGCCACATCTACATGGGGAACAAGAGAGTGAGTATGACCGGCTACAAGGGAAccttctccatccccatccccgcaGATACCGAGAGACTGGTTCTGACTTTCGTAGATCGGCTGCAGAAGTTCGTGAACACAACGAAAGTTCTGCCGTTCAAGGAAAACGGAGGTGCTGTGTTTCACGACATTAAGTTACTAAGAAAGAAAGCCCCTGTTACGCTGGAATCCACTGAAACCAATGTGATTTCTTTgggagaaatggaagaagatgATCCAATTGCCGAATTAGAAATTCCTCCTGATTCATTTTACAGGAAGAATGGAGAACTTTACAGAGGCAAAGTGAAAGCCAGCGTGACGTTTCTGGACCCAAGAAACATCTCAACAGCTGCTGTGACACAAAGTGACCTGAACTTTGTAGATGAGGAAGGAGACGTATTCCCGCTCCGCACGTATGGCATGTTTTCCGTGGACTTCACTGATGAACGGGGCACCGAGTCCCTTAACGCAGAGAAGGTGAAGGTTCATTTGGACACTGCTCAGATCAAAATGCCCGAGCACCTGCAAGAAATGAAGCTTTGGTCACTGAACCCCGAGACAGGATTatgggaggaagaaggggacTTCAACCTTGAGAAAAGCAGACGGCgcaaaagagaggagagaactTTCTTGGTTGGAAACATGGAGATCAAAGAAAGGCGGCTTTTCAACCTGGACGTCCCAGAGAGCAGACGGTGCTACGTCAAAGTCCGAGCGTACAGAAGTGAGAGATTTCTGCCAAGTGAGCAGATCCAAGGGGTAGTGATTTCTGTTATAAACATGGAGCCAGAACCAGGATTCTCTTCCAACCCCAGAGCGTGGGGTCGTTTCGACAGCGTGGTCACTGGTCCCAATGGCGCCTGCGTGCCAGCTTTCTGTGACGAGCAAAACCCAGAGGCCTACGCAGCTTATATTTTGGCAAGCCTGGGGGGAGAAGAACTTGAAGCCGTGTCCTCTGCTCCCAAACTTAATCCCAATGCTATTGGGGTCCCACAGCCATATCTCAACAAGCTCAACTACAGGAGAACAGACCACGAAGACTCAAACACCAAGAAAACTGCTTTCAGCATTAACATGGCCAAGCCGAGTCCAAATTCTGCAGATGAGAACAATGGCCCTATTTATGCCTATGAAAACCTAAAAGAATGCGAGGAAGCTCCATACAGCGCCGCTCACTTCAGGTTTTACAGGATAGAGGGAGACCGGTACGACTACAATACTGTTCCCTTCAGCGAAGACGACCTCATGAGCTGGACCGATGACTACCTGGCATGGTGGCCTAAGCCCATGGAATTTAGGGCCTGCTacattaaagtaaaaattaacGGACCCCAGGAAGTGAACATAAGGTCTCGCAACATGGGCGGGACACATCCACGTACCATTGGCAAGCTCTATGGCATCAGGGACGTGCGCAGCATCCGTGACTCTGAGCAGCGGGACGTGTCGGCAGCCTGCCTGGAGTTCAAGTGCAGCGGCATGCTCTACGACCAGGACCGCGTGGACCGCACGCTTGTGAAAGTCATCCCCCAGGGCAGCTGCCGCCGCGAGAGCGTTAACAGCATGCTCCACGAGTACCTGGTGAACCACCTCCCCATGGCTACGAACAACGATTCCAGTGAATATACAATGCTGGCGCCTCTTGACCCGCTGGGGCACAACTACGGCATCTACACTGTCACTGACCAGGACCCAAGGATTGCCAAGGAGATCGCTCTGGGCAGGTGTTTCGATGGCACCTCCGATGGCACCTCCAGAATCATGAAGAGCGATATCGGCGTCGCGTTGACTTTCACCTGTTCGGAAAGGAGCGCAGCCGAGCAAAGCATATTTGAGTCCCAGAGGAACTCGGGCCAGCAGTCCATAGTGGTGCCGCCACCCCCAAGGGAGAGTCCTGCGTTCCAAAGGCAGCTGGGAAGCCGCCGAATCACCCAAAGCAGGGTCCCGATGAGAGGTCAACGGCCTTCCTCTTACTAA